One genomic window of Plasmodium coatneyi strain Hackeri chromosome 12, complete sequence includes the following:
- a CDS encoding Peptidyl-prolyl cis-trans isomerase, whose product MRSFTRRGTFFKYYDRGKLSFRSSYFTEKKQFLFHLLFISLNSYLVKKYLFSNTSTVFHLEGKGADAYLEKKYKSDKPYIKTDSGILYKDLIDGEGDPIEEGDIVYIHYQGKTTNDFRIIHSTFNSIIPPKIKAGQYDKKHIRAIYEIVIGMKKHTRRQCIVPPHLAYPNHFPSQPLLYEIDVVKVIKKNSQGKTFIENFEKKIDQIKSFISSYF is encoded by the exons atgagaagtTTCACCAGAAGGGGTACCTTTTTTAAGTACTACGACAGGGGAAAACTCTCATTCAGAAGTAGCTATTTtacagagaaaaaacaatttctctttcacctcctttttatttctctaaATTCCTatttagtaaaaaaatatttattttccaatACGTCGACCGTTTTTCATTTGGAGGGGAAAGGGGCAGACGCctacttggaaaaaaagtacaaatcCGACAAACCCTACATTAAAACGGACAG CGGAATTCTCTATAAGGACCTCATCGACGGAGAAGGGGACCCCATTGAAGAGGGCGATATCGTGTATATTCACTACCAGGGAAAAACGACGAACGATTTTCGCATAATTCACTCAACCTTTAATAGCATAATTCCACCCAAGATCAAAGCTGGGCAATACGATAAAAAGCACATACGGGCCATCTACGAGATTGTCATTGGCATGAAGAAGCACACAAGACGGCAGTGCATCGTTCCCCCACATTTGGCGTACCCCAATCATTTTCCTAGCCAG CCGCTCCTTTACGAAATCGACGTTGTaaaagttataaaaaaaaattctcagGGAAAGACATTTATCGaaaattttgagaaaaaaattgaccaaATAAAGTCCTTCATATCgtcttatttt
- a CDS encoding Methionyl-tRNA formyltransferase encodes MNITSYHVQIFFIIFLKICTCKLCYIKKIHVFKKGQPAQNFPQSVHQISAKNVQASGTKGRNQHKLNITKFNGASGLSPSWGRCEAVDGGRPFGQETNNISCNLSCVLPSRIPGDGYHTAREKTVVHVTNALIGPKRFVNKYSFFKNHNGEYHLPPSEKGTHRRCTQLYQWTNILLHNVFQSETVNLHLHKVYLEIIRTVQSTLRSKIFYVDIKEELRKRKNTIMEMLHQIYSLKNRRNTQRSGRSPEKGKTKLRILFIGSNEFSLLCFKIIRLIIRYVRNDILLEHVITKSPRKKGRHLKLKKSHIEEEAEKEKIKIFYYDKIRNDTYLLKNETFDLCISASFGEIFNASFFKNISANVYTLHPSLLPLYRGASPIQRSLLNNESLFGYSIFLTNLRIDAGPLLIRSPHTFDQAFNFNDIITILFTLGSLHFMSHISFLANYKLGSTDGELQRTGESPTHANISTHNNYDHLNLRNLLYDEENITPRNVKKNQSTLHTDTGQYIMNEAWLRNYLISPSTHKSKAYAPKIKSEERYVCFFCSNALHIHNKVRGFINWPKVECTFFLVHKGGLKAMEVKLIKTAHDSGDHISDHHRHEFKHLDDAVQSHKCFDGIPRKMAIFNRGAINILCKDNSLLKIYKLQRKNKKIMDASSFFNSINGVDLLY; translated from the coding sequence ATGAATATAACCAGTTACCatgtacaaatatttttcataatatttcTAAAAATCTGTACGTGCAAATTGTGCTACATTAAGAAAATACAtgttttcaaaaaaggaCAGCCTGCTCAAAATTTTCCCCAAAGTGTGCATCAAATTAGTGCGAAAAATGTACAAGCGAGTGgaacgaaaggaagaaatcaGCATAAATTAAATATCACAAAATTTAATGGCGCCAGTGGATTATCTCCCAGTTGGGGGAGGTGCGAAGCGGTGGACGGGGGAAGGCCCTTCGGTCAAGAAACCAATAACATATCATGCAATCTGTCATGCGTACTACCTAGCAGAATTCCCGGGGACGGTTATCATACCGCTCGGGAAAAAACGGTTGTCCACGTTACAAATGCGTTAATTGGGCCCAAACGATTCGTGAACAAATattcattctttaaaaatcACAATGGGGAGTATCATCTCCCCCCCAGTGAGAAAGGCACCCATAGGAGGTGTACACAATTGTACCAGTGGACAAATATCCTCCTCCATAACGTGTTTCAAAGCGAAACGGTGAATTTACACCTACATAAAGTCTACCTAGAAATCATTCGCACGGTGCAAAGTACACTAAggagtaaaatattttatgtagACATTAAGGAAGAGttgcgaaaaaggaaaaacaccaTTATGGAGATGCTACACCAAATTTATTCACTAAAAAATAGGAGAAACACACAGAGGAGTGGTAGGAGCcccgaaaagggaaagacaAAACTTCGCATTTTATTCATCGGGAGCAACGAGTTCAGTTTGTTGTGCTTTAAAATAATCAGGTTAATCATAAGGTACGTGAGAAATGATATACTGTTAGAGCACGTTATTACCAAGAGCcccagaaaaaagggaagacatttaaagttaaaaaaatcacacaTCGAAGAGGAAGcagagaaagagaaaataaaaattttttattacgataaaataaggaatgaCACATATTtgctaaaaaatgaaacctTCGATTTGTGCATTTCTGCATCGTTTGGAGAAATATTTaatgcctccttttttaagaacattTCTGCCAATGTGTACACCTTGCACCCAAGCTTATTGCCACTCTATCGGGGTGCATCCCCCATTCAGAGAAGTTTATTAAATAATGAATCCCTTTTTGGTTACTCAATTTTTCTCACCAATTTGCGCATCGATGCGGGCCCCCTTTTGATAAGAAGTCCACATACATTTGATCAAGCTTTCAATTTTAACGACATAATTACGATATTGTTCACCTTGGGGTCATTGCATTTTATGAGccatatttccttcctcgcCAATTACAAATTGGGTAGCACCGACGGGGAGTTACAACGAACAGGGGAGTCTCCCACCCATGCGAACATCTCCACACATAATAATTACGATCACTTAAACCTTCGGAATTTGCTGTATGATGAGGAAAATATCACCCCACGTAACGTCAAAAAGAATCAGTCCACGCTGCATACAGACACTGGGCAgtatataatgaatgaaGCTTGGCTGAGAAATTATCTCATTTCCCCTTCGACCCATAAAAGTAAAGCATACGCaccgaaaataaaaagtgaagaaaggtatgtctgttttttttgttcaaacgCCCTGCACATTCATAATAAAGTGAGGGGGTTTATAAACTGGCCCAAGGTGGAATGTACCTTTTTCCTCGTCCACAAGGGTGGCCTCAAGGCCATGGAGGTGAAATTAATTAAAACGGCTCACGACTCAGGCGACCATATAAGCGACCACCATCGCCACGAATTTAAACACCTGGACGACGCTGTTCAGAGTCACAAGTGCTTCGACGGAATCCCACGCAAAATGGCAATTTTTAATAGAGGGGCTATAAATATTCTCTGCAAGGACAATAGCCTActaaaaatttacaaattgcaacggaaaaacaaaaaaattatggacgcttcatccttttttaacaGCATAAACGGAGTCGATCTGCTGTACTAG